Proteins encoded by one window of Acidipropionibacterium virtanenii:
- the rbfA gene encoding 30S ribosome-binding factor RbfA: MTNPRVAKLADQIKVVVAGTLERRVKDPRLGFVTITDVRLTGDSREATLFYTAMGSEAEQASTAAALESARGMLRSTVGKRLGLRYAPTLAFVRDASAETAKSLEDLLARAAASDAEVARQAVGATHAGDADPYRHREDEESQDAES; encoded by the coding sequence ATGACCAACCCCCGCGTGGCCAAACTGGCCGATCAGATCAAGGTCGTCGTGGCCGGCACCCTCGAGCGCCGGGTCAAGGATCCCCGCCTCGGATTCGTCACCATCACCGACGTCCGTCTCACCGGGGACTCCCGCGAGGCGACCCTCTTCTACACGGCGATGGGATCCGAGGCCGAGCAGGCCTCGACCGCGGCCGCCCTGGAATCCGCGAGGGGGATGCTGCGCTCCACCGTCGGCAAGCGGCTGGGGCTGCGCTACGCGCCCACCCTCGCCTTCGTCCGCGACGCCTCCGCCGAGACCGCCAAGTCCCTCGAGGACCTGCTCGCCCGTGCGGCGGCCTCGGACGCCGAGGTGGCCCGCCAGGCCGTCGGCGCCACCCATGCGGGCGACGCCGACCCTTACCGCCACCGCGAGGACGAGGAGTCCCAGGACGCGGAGTCCTGA
- a CDS encoding sn-glycerol-1-phosphate dehydrogenase has product MSDDIIAKALAGAGDTDHVAVGRGVINRTGQILAESLARSLDGTPLPVMIIADQRTWDAAGHLAHTSLQDAGIPLADPLIFPAHPTLYASLDNARTIATTLQDRDRAVGAPVVPLAVGSGTVNDLVKLAAKDLGRRYAVIGTAASMDGYTGAGAPISDNGVKITMNCVAPQAVIFDLDIAAAAPGAMTASGYGDLAAKIPGGADWILADAAGVEAMDDHVWQLVQTGVGDALARPAELAAGNPDAYSGLVEGLILSGLAMQVYNGTRPASGAEHYFSHIWELAHLGADQDPPLSHGFKVAIGTLAMLAFYQKFLERDLSGLDVDAAVAAWPTWEAVEADIRTRFDGALADHAVAETRVKYVDPDQLAARLQRLVDSWPQTLPRLRSQLVDAGDFKRQLQLAGTPSTPEDIGLTAADVKATFPKAMYYRSRYTVLDVAREAGWFTDIVDEVFSPGGLWT; this is encoded by the coding sequence ATGAGTGACGACATCATCGCCAAGGCCCTGGCAGGAGCCGGGGACACCGACCACGTCGCGGTCGGACGCGGCGTCATCAATCGGACAGGGCAGATCCTCGCCGAGTCCCTGGCCCGCAGCCTGGACGGCACCCCCCTACCGGTCATGATCATCGCCGATCAGCGCACCTGGGACGCCGCCGGGCACCTCGCCCACACCAGCTTGCAGGACGCCGGGATACCGCTGGCCGATCCTCTGATCTTCCCGGCCCACCCCACCCTCTACGCCTCCCTGGACAACGCCCGCACCATCGCCACCACACTCCAGGACCGCGACCGCGCCGTCGGCGCACCGGTGGTCCCCCTGGCCGTCGGATCGGGCACCGTGAACGACCTGGTCAAACTCGCCGCCAAGGACCTGGGACGCCGCTACGCCGTCATCGGCACCGCCGCCTCCATGGACGGCTACACCGGCGCCGGCGCCCCCATCTCCGACAACGGCGTCAAGATCACCATGAACTGCGTCGCCCCCCAGGCGGTCATCTTCGACCTCGACATCGCCGCCGCCGCACCCGGCGCCATGACCGCCTCCGGCTACGGCGACCTCGCCGCCAAGATCCCCGGCGGCGCCGACTGGATCCTGGCCGACGCCGCCGGCGTCGAAGCCATGGACGATCACGTCTGGCAGCTCGTCCAGACCGGCGTCGGCGACGCCCTGGCCCGCCCGGCCGAGCTGGCCGCCGGGAACCCCGACGCCTACAGCGGCCTGGTCGAGGGGCTGATCCTCTCGGGCCTGGCCATGCAGGTCTACAACGGCACCCGCCCGGCCTCCGGCGCCGAACACTACTTCTCCCACATCTGGGAACTGGCCCACCTGGGCGCCGACCAGGACCCGCCCCTGTCCCACGGCTTCAAGGTCGCCATCGGCACCCTGGCGATGCTCGCCTTCTACCAGAAGTTCCTGGAACGCGACCTGTCCGGCCTGGACGTCGACGCCGCCGTGGCCGCCTGGCCCACCTGGGAGGCCGTGGAGGCCGACATCCGCACCCGCTTCGACGGGGCCCTGGCCGACCACGCCGTCGCCGAGACCCGCGTCAAATACGTCGACCCCGACCAGCTCGCCGCCCGACTCCAGCGCCTCGTCGACTCCTGGCCCCAGACCCTGCCCCGGCTGAGGTCCCAGCTGGTCGACGCCGGCGACTTCAAGCGCCAGCTCCAGCTGGCCGGCACCCCCAGCACGCCCGAGGACATCGGACTGACCGCGGCCGACGTCAAGGCCACCTTCCCCAAGGCCATGTACTACCGGTCCCGATACACCGTCCTGGACGTCGCCCGCGAGGCCGGCTGGTTCACCGACATCGTCGACGAGGTCTTCTCCCCCGGAGGTCTGTGGACCTGA
- a CDS encoding HPr family phosphocarrier protein — protein MIRISLRIGQPAGIHARIAAQAVLLASRYSSSVFVRTSGGTASLTRLADLLGLDIDYGQTVELLADGPDEAAALEEIGSFLRSGSHDERTLGHE, from the coding sequence GTGATCCGCATCTCGCTACGGATCGGGCAGCCCGCCGGAATCCATGCCAGGATCGCCGCCCAGGCGGTCCTGCTGGCCTCCCGGTACTCCTCCAGCGTGTTCGTCCGCACCTCCGGCGGGACCGCCAGCCTCACCCGGCTGGCGGACCTGCTGGGTCTGGACATCGACTACGGCCAGACCGTTGAACTACTGGCCGACGGCCCCGATGAGGCCGCGGCCCTCGAGGAGATCGGGTCCTTCCTGCGATCCGGCTCCCACGACGAAAGGACACTCGGACATGAGTGA
- a CDS encoding PTS glucitol/sorbitol transporter subunit IIA has product MTVIYANTVRSVGPEAASFLSERMLVTFGDQAPDELRDFCYALPPATSTAAIGIGDALVLDGARFPITAIGNVAQKNLDALGHVTLVFDGAGEPRLSGAIHVSADGDLPSLGEGSTIAIESA; this is encoded by the coding sequence ATGACCGTCATCTATGCCAACACTGTCCGCTCCGTGGGCCCCGAGGCCGCCTCATTCCTCTCCGAGCGCATGCTGGTGACCTTCGGGGACCAGGCCCCCGACGAGCTGAGGGATTTCTGCTACGCACTGCCGCCAGCCACCAGCACCGCCGCCATCGGTATCGGTGACGCCCTGGTGCTGGACGGGGCCCGCTTCCCGATCACTGCTATCGGCAACGTGGCGCAGAAGAACCTGGACGCACTGGGCCATGTGACCCTGGTCTTCGACGGGGCCGGCGAGCCCCGCCTGTCGGGGGCCATCCACGTGAGCGCCGACGGTGATCTGCCCTCCCTCGGGGAGGGCAGCACGATCGCGATCGAGTCGGCGTGA
- the srlE gene encoding PTS glucitol/sorbitol transporter subunit IIB: protein MSNEEVTYHAIKVSRGSGGYGGPLTIVPSAEKNKLVYIVGGGMRPEVVDRIVELTGAEAVNGFQTSVPDEQMMAVVIDCGGTLRCGIYPRKGIPTINIMPTGKTGPMAKYINETIYVSAVGPDQVELAGDAATVTAAAPEAAVQATDDGAKAGTAGTVQGEWSTDKKISETVAAKKNKSLMEKIGLGAGHVISVFFQAARDAVQTMLTTIIPFMGFVAMLIGVINASGFGNWFSKLLTPLAGNGIGLIVLGLICSIPFLSPLLGPGAVIGQIIGTLIGVEIGKGNIHPSLALPALFAINTQNACDFIPVGMGLSEAKPETIEIGVPSVLYSRFLNGAPRVAIAWLASIGLYSTAS from the coding sequence ATGAGCAATGAAGAAGTGACCTATCACGCCATCAAGGTCTCGCGTGGTTCGGGCGGCTATGGCGGGCCGCTGACCATCGTTCCCAGCGCGGAGAAGAACAAGCTGGTCTACATCGTCGGCGGCGGTATGCGCCCGGAGGTGGTCGACCGGATCGTCGAGCTCACTGGGGCCGAGGCCGTCAACGGGTTCCAGACCTCGGTGCCCGATGAGCAGATGATGGCCGTCGTCATCGACTGCGGGGGCACCTTGCGCTGCGGCATCTACCCGCGCAAGGGCATTCCCACCATCAACATCATGCCGACCGGCAAGACCGGCCCGATGGCCAAGTACATCAACGAGACCATCTATGTCTCGGCGGTCGGGCCCGATCAGGTCGAGCTGGCCGGCGACGCCGCGACCGTTACCGCCGCGGCACCGGAGGCCGCCGTTCAGGCCACCGACGACGGCGCCAAGGCCGGGACCGCCGGCACCGTCCAGGGCGAGTGGTCCACCGACAAGAAGATTTCCGAGACGGTGGCGGCCAAGAAGAACAAGTCGCTGATGGAGAAGATCGGCCTGGGTGCCGGTCACGTCATCTCTGTGTTCTTCCAGGCGGCCCGCGACGCCGTGCAGACCATGCTCACGACCATCATCCCGTTCATGGGTTTCGTGGCGATGCTCATCGGCGTCATCAACGCCTCGGGCTTCGGGAACTGGTTCTCCAAACTCCTGACGCCGCTTGCCGGCAATGGGATCGGCCTCATCGTGCTCGGTCTCATCTGCTCGATACCTTTCCTGTCCCCGCTGCTGGGGCCCGGCGCGGTGATCGGGCAGATCATCGGCACCCTCATCGGCGTGGAGATCGGCAAGGGCAATATCCATCCGAGCCTGGCGCTGCCGGCCCTGTTCGCCATCAACACCCAGAACGCCTGCGACTTCATCCCGGTCGGGATGGGCCTCAGCGAGGCCAAGCCCGAGACGATCGAGATCGGCGTGCCGTCGGTGCTGTACTCCAGATTCCTCAACGGGGCGCCGCGCGTGGCCATCGCCTGGCTCGCCAGTATCGGCCTGTACTCGACCGCATCCTGA